The nucleotide sequence ACACGGTCTTTCAATTTCCTTTATTGGAATTTTCTAACTGAAACAGACGCCGAACTCGCCGGGAATGACGTGCTGGGTTCAGCCTTTCAATTTCCTTTATTGGAATTTTCTAACTGAAACCGTGGGCAGATTTTGTCGCTTTCAGCCTTTAGCGCTTATTTAGATAGTGTTTCAAAGAAGCCCATCGATTATCTATCAGTTGTAGTACGCCTTATAAAGATAATCGAATAGACTATTGTAATGGTTTCCCGTAAATCCCAGTGCCGGGATTTGGTATGCCTACAGAATTGAATTTGGAAATGTACTCTGAAAAGGAAGTGCTTCTTCCGTATTTCACAGGTTATATTTCCCGTGGACTGCTTTTACATATGCTTCAACAGGTGGATCCTACCGTTTCTCAACGCCTACATGAACCAAATGTGATGAAGCCGTACTCTGTAACGCCTCTTTATTTCCGGTCGAGGGGGAAAACCGGGCAGGGATATTTGCTGGATCCAACGAATCCCTGTAGGGTTAAGATTAGATTTCTTGAGGAAAGATATGTACGGAATGTCGTAGAGTACTTCTCAAAGAAAAATGTGGTTATGGTATTTGACACTACTCTTCATATAGCTTCCATAGGGATAAAGTCAAAAGACTACGCAGAACTATGGGAGGAGGCCCGGCCAGTTGAGGCTTTTAAGCTTTACTTTAACACGCCAACATACCTAGCCAGCTTAGGTGCTGGTTTCTATTATCTTTTCCCTGAGCCGCAAAAAATATTCCTAAATCTGATGCGCTTATGGAACCTGTACACAACCACTCAAAAGTATACTGTGGATGAAGTTAAAGAGTATAAAGCATGGCTAATTAAAAACATGGGTGTAACTGGGCATGAATTGAGAACCATGCTTGTTTATATGGGGAAGAAGAAGGCTATTGGCTTTCTAGGTTGGATAATCTATAGAATGAAGAAGGAGGATGAATGGAACAAAACCACATGTATGCTGGCGAGATTCGCCGAGTACTCGGGTATAGGTGGAAACCGGACAGGTGGATTCGGAGTAACAAAATTCACGCCAAAAAGGGAAAATAGTCGAACTAACGCACATGCAACTGTAGAGCTTTCGGAGACGCTTTAGGTAACATATTAACGAGGGCAAATGAAGGGAATGTTACGTGAAACTCTCTTAGGCATGTTAATGAGAGTTTAGGCTGTTAATTTTATGCAGAAGCTTCACTGCAAAAGTAGCTCGCCTAGTGCTGATTAATGTACCGGAGAATAGATTCATTACGAATAGGGCGTGACTTCGTTTTCAAACCATAGTTTTATCCAGTTTCCTTCGATTACTAGTTTCATGTTAACGAAATCAAATAATAAATTGCAATTTTCAAAGAACTTTTCCGATTACTATCTCCTCACCTAAGCTTTGAATAATAAAGGCGACTACATTATCCCTTGTAAGTTTCATTTGAAAATCAGGAGAAATAATGGCCACGCTCTCTAAGATTGTCCCCTGCGCTTGTAAAGTGCCTCCGGCTGCTCCAACAGTTTCTATCCCAAATGGCGGTAAACCCATATATTCGGCTATGTGAATCTCTATGTAAATCGCATCGGCACCTGTGTCAATGAGCCCTCGGAGAACAACTACTGCATCACCACTTTTAATTATAATTGGCCATTTAAGGAGTTTTTCCCTGCTTAGCAAGTATTCTATGAAACAAAAGCGATTCAATGTTTTTATTTTTAAAGGCGACAACTGATCATGACTTGCCACCACTTTGTCTTTCCGCGTAAGAGCGGTTTTATCTTCATGTTTGACTGGGGCAAAAAGAAGGGAATATTGGGTGATGTTCCAACTTGAGGCAGTTTTATTCAAGGGATTACGAGTAACTCAAGTTCAATTGGAGGAGTAGACATGCGGATAATGATTGTATATGGGCGTGAACTGGATGTAAATGTGCACCAACTGGTTGTAGCTTCTAAAAAGTTGGGAAATGAAACGATTTCAACTAGTATTATGAACTTGTCCGCAAGCGTAGGCCCTCACGGGTCTGGATTTTGGATTAAAAATCGTGAGCTTTCATATGTGGATGTTTGCTTTCTTCGATCTCTTGGACCTGGTAAACATGAACAAATTACTCGACGGCTCAGCTTAATTGAGCATCTAGAACAGGCTGGAACACATGTTATTAATTCACCCCGTGCCTTTAGAATAGCACGGGACAAGTATGCTACCTACTGCGCTTTGACAAATGTTGGAATAAAGGTGCCAAAAACCTTCGTAACTGAAAACGCAACGCTTGCCTACAATGTCTCAAAACGGTTTGGAGTAATTGTTTGTAAGCCCATGATTGGCTCGATGGGTTATGGATCCATGAAATTCGACAACCCTGACCTTGCATATAATGCCTTTAGACTCCTTGAAAGAATCGGGCAACCAATATACATCCAAGAATATCTTCCAAAACCTGGCAGGGACATTCGTGCATTCGTGCTTGGCGGACGCGTCCTAGCCTCAATTTATCGAACCGCTCCGCCTGGAGAGTGGAAGACTAACATCGCGCAGGGTGGATGCATGGAAGCCGTAGACTTACCATCTGAAATTGAAGCTTTAGCTCTTAAAGTGGCTCGAACACTCGGTTTGGAATACGCGGGGATTGACATAGCAGAAACTGCCCAAGGTCCAGTAGTTCTCGAAGTAAATAGTTCACCCGGTTGGCAGGGACTTCAAAAAGCCACCAACGTAAATGTTGCCGAGCACCTAATACGGTACGCCATGCAAGAAGCTAAAAACTAGTCTATTGCATTGGAATTAGCCTAAGGGGAGCAAAAACTTACCTACACCCTTTTCTTGTTTCAAATATTAAAAATACGAAATTTGCGACGAAAAATTTTAAAAATCAAGTCATTTAACATACCAAGATAGCAGTAAAAGGGAGAGGTAAAAATGCAGGCGCATGCCCTGGTTTTGACACCAATGGCCCAAAGAACGAAATCTCTTGCGGCACCAAGAAGGTACGTTCAAGGACCTGGAGTTCTTAAGGAAATAGGCGCGCATATAGCTTCCTTTGGGGGAAAGAAAGCGCTTCTCATCGGGGGTAAGAGTGCATTAGCATCTGTTAGAGACATTATTACTAAAAGCTGCCAAGATGCGGGTATTGGCACTGTAGTTGAACTATTTGGTAATCCGGCAAAAGTTAAGTATGGCCCGGAGTGTTGCGAGGAGGAAATCAATCGACTAGCAGATCTGGCGAAGGCAAATAACTGTGATACGATAATTTCGGCTGGTGGAGGAAAAGCGATAGATACTGGGAAAAACTCTGCAGCTAATATTGGTGCATTAAAAATTGTAGTTCCAACCATCGCAGCAACAGATGCACCTACTAGTGCGCTCTCAGTCTTATACGATCCAAAGACGCACGCTTTTAAATCAGTCTCCTACTATCCCACCAACCCAGACCTAGTAATTGTAGACACCGAGATTGTTGCAAAGGCACCAGCGCGAATGCAATGCTCTGGGATAGGTGACGGTTTCTCCAAGAAATATGAAGGGGAAGCCAACGTAAGGTCCGGCGGAAAGAACTGCCTAGTTAAAGCCCTTAAACAAGAAGGAACTACGATGACTGCCTTAGCTCTTTGCAGGTTGGGCAATGATATATACAGAGAATATGGTGTAGCAGCAATGCTATCCAACCTTAAGGGCGTTCCATCCCCAGCTTTTGAGTGGCTTATAGAAGCAAACGTCCTATTGAGTGGTCTCGGATTCGAGAGCTGTGGTTTAGCTGCGGCACACGCTATTAACGACGGACTTACAGTTCTAGAACCTAAGATGGATCCATTCCCACAATACCACGGCGAGTTGGTACACTTCGGCACCCTCACTCAAATGGTTCTGGAAGACAGACCAGCTAAAGAGATCCTAGATGTTATGGAATGGAGCCACGCCGTTGGATTGCCAGTATGCTTCGAGGACATCGGACTAAGGGAGCCAACGGATGAGGACCTAATGAAAGCTGCTCAGGCTTGCGTATCGACAGCAGATGCTGTACCAACCTACTATCTGAATGATATGTACTTTAAAGTCACCGCCAAAATGGTGGTCGACGCACTAAAGACGGTGGACTCACTAGGCCGAACTGTCAAGACACCGAGATTGAAACTTCCGGCTCCGGCTCCGTATCCGTGGGCAGAAGAGTTCAAGCGCATGGGCCATTAGGCTACCTAGCCCTAGCTTTAATGCTGGGCTCCCCAGCTATTTTTTCTTTAAAAATTCATAAAAAGAAAAGTAAATTTTATTCAGGCGTCGTTACAAATTCACAGGAAGTATCTATCATCGCAAAGCATCTTCGCTCTGTTGCCTTAACTTTTTTCCCTGTGGCGGCGTAAATCATACCTGCAATTAAGCCGGCGAAGAACGAATCAGCGTATTTCGTTATCCCTTGTGCCCTATAGAAATTACTGAATATCAGCCCTTCTTCGGCACGTACTCCTCCATTCCCCTGGATTGTAGACTCTCCTGTTGAGACGTTAAGATCAACTATTTCCCAGAGACCCAATCCCCGAACGTTCTCGTACCTTAGGTATCGCTTAATGAGTTCCTCACCTGTTACTCCCCACGACCTCCCAAGCCTAGAAGCGTATGAGTAGCCGACATTGTAGCCACTTTCGTACATGATTTCACGCGCTTTATCCCAGCCTACGATTTGGACTGCAGCATCCATTATGGCTGCCAAGGTAAAATGAGGCGTTACTAAGGCCGGCAAGTCGTACAGAGTTAATAGTTGGTCTCCTTCATGGTACACAAGTGTCTTTAGAAACTCCTCAAAATCCTTTTTTGTAGCTTTTAACTTTTCAGGCAAACCTGTTCCTCCTTTTTAATGTCAACCCTTTGAAAAGCTGATTGACCAGCAGAAATAATTAAAAATTTTTATGAAGCAATTCGACCCTAACGCTTACCTGACTACGAGTTTTTCGCTTACTTTGAATTGTCTAGGAAATACCTACCGCAAATTTTAAATGGAATCGCTTGGGTGAATTCAGGTCGGATCTACGTGATAGTGAGCTTTCTATTGTGCCTTATTCTCAATCTCCTTCGGTTTTACAGATGCTGGGCCACACACTTGTTATCATATTGGGCTCCTTTATCCTCAATTTCTATGGAGCTGGTTGCGTTTCAGAGAACTTGGAGGAACTCCCCGTTAAGCTGCAATTTTAGTTGGTTGAGAATAGACCTACCGACTATCACGTCCTCTAAGAGGTCTTCCACGTTGATTGGAACGTAAACTTCGACCTCTTGCAGATTAAGAACAGGTCTCAGATTATCGTCTACCAAGTGACATTGAGCTTTGAAGACTTCACAAGCAACTTCATGGCCTAGTGCTCGAAGAGTTGCAGTTCTTATCGACCGAAGTCCTTCTAGGAACTCGACCAATTGAATATTTGCATACAACGATTCGTCAAAGCCTGTATCAGCGATTGCCTCTCCCACGATCGCCTTTCCTATGTCTCTCCTTACCAGCATCAGTTTCATGATGGGTATGTCAGCGAGCCTCGAACCATCTGGCAGTATACCATCCTCTTTATACCGATATCTTATCGAGTTCAATGATTTGCCAAACTCCAATTTTGCCCCTCCTTAACGTAGGAGAGGGTGCTCTAGCAAAGCTGCGACCCCTAAGCTTCCACAAAACGGTAGGTTGCACGGGAGCTTCACTGACGAAAGAATTTAAAGCCTTAATGCCGAGATGCTCCTCCAAAGCCTTGACCACTATCCCTGAAACCTTGAGGCCGCTCTCTTTAGATAGCTCCCTAAGCCTTCTTGCAAGTTCATCTGGGAGACTAACTGTGATCCGTTTCATGTAAAATAGTATGATTATTCATACTTTTAAGCGTTCCAGTCAGACCTATATCTGCCTTTCTTCAAGTGAAGATCAGTTAAAACATGTCATTCTAACGCAAAAAAGAAGTGAAAGTTACGAGGAATATTAGGTCATGCCCTGTTTAGTTGTTTTTCACCTAGGAGGGAACATATAGTTGTTTGTCATAAATGTGAATGAGAAAGAAGCAGCTGAAGTTACGGAGCCCGGAGCAGAGAAAGTGAGGATAAAGTGGCTAATTCATAAAGGCCTAGGAGCCCAGAAATTCCATCTCCGACACTTTGTTGTCGAACCGGGTGGACATACGCCTCTTCACGCACATCCTGCGGATCACGAAGTCTATATTCTTAACGGAAAGGGGCTTGTACGTGGCGGCGAACAGGAAGCCGAGGTTAAGCCTGGAGATGCTATATTTATACCTGAGAATGAATTGCACCAGTTCAAGAACATAGGCACAGAACCGTTAGTCTTCTTATGTGTTAAGGGAGAGGAACCACTGATTAAGAAGCCGTTAAGGGAACTCTAATTATTAGAAATGATGTAAAATGACAGTTAAAATTGGACTAATTGGAAAGACAAATACAGGCAAAACCACTCTCTTCAATTCTGCAACTCTGCTCAACGCTGAAATTTCGACTTATCCATTTACGACTAAGCAACCAAATGTTGGAACCGCGTATGTTCAGACTCTCTGCGTCTGCCGCGAGTTAGGCGTTAAAGATAGCCCTCGAAATTCTGCTTGCATTGATGGATGGCGATTTATCCCCGTAGAGCTAATTGATCTTCCGGGTTTAATTAAGGATGCCTGGATGGGAAAGGGACTTGGAAACCAGTTTCTCAGTGTAGCTGTTCAATCCAACGTGCTTTTACATGTAGTCGATGCGTCGGGAAGCGTGAATGCTGAGGGAAAACTTGATAAACCTGGAACAGGCGATCCGGTTCAAGACGTTTATGATGTTGAAGAAGAGATGATTAAGTGGTTCAGCAAAATCCTCGAAGGAAATAGAAAACGTATCATTAAGCGGCTTCGAGCAAGTAAACTGTCTATTGACTTAGTGCTTTACAAAACATTAGCCGGTTTAGCTGTTAAGCGGGAGGATATAACTGCAGCCCTAAAGTCGACCCAATTGAATACCAAGAATTTTGAGAAGTGGACAGCTGACGATTTAAAAGCCTTCGTTTGGGAAATTCGAAAACTCTCAAAACCCACAATCATTGTAGCAAATAAAATGGATCTCCCGTATGCGGAAGAAAATTATCAACGGCTAGTTGAAGAGTTTAAGGGAATCCTTGTGGTTCCCTGCTGCGCTGAAGCTGAGCTTGCCTTAAGGCGAGCTGAACAACGGGGATTTGTAAGTTATATTCCCGGGGAGGAAACCTTCCGCGTAGTAGATGAAACTAAACTTAGTCCCCAACAATTGCAGGCGCTGAAATACGTTGACAATCGGGTTTTTTCCAAATGGATGCGAACCGGAGTCCAATTTGCCATAAATTTGGCTGTCTTTAAACTTCTTGGGATGAACACGGTTTACCCGGTTGATAACGCAGAAAAATTTTCAGATAAGGCTGGTAACGTCTTACCTGATGTGCTTTTAGTTCCGTATAATGCGACAGTTTACGATTTGGCAAAGGAAATTCACACTGAACTGGCCAAAACGATGATCTACGCAATTGATGCGAGAACAGGGGTTAGACTTCCAAAAGATTGTGTAGTCAAAGATCGTGACATAATTAAGATAGTCGCCGTGAAGGAACGAAAATAGCCTCTAGTTCATAGCCCCATTGCCGTGGCGACAACCTCAGTGATTCCGAAGACTTTCAATTGATATTCCCAAGAGGAGGCTGTTAACGCGTGATAACATGTTGGACAAGCGGTTACTATAGCCTCAGCCCCTAAATTTTTGGCATCTCTTAAAATGTCTAAACTTATTTCGTAAGCAACCTCCCGGAAGGCTTGCTTAATCGGACCCCCGCAGCATTTAGCCAACTCTCGATTTTCAGAGAGTTCTAAAAGGTTCAGTCCAGGAATCCTCCGTAAGATTTCCCTCGGGGCCTCATAAATTCCCGAATATCTTCCCAGGTGACAGGGATCCTGATACACAACCTTCAAAGGAAACTTTTTCTTATATACCAGATCCTCCTTTCCAATCGACTCGGATAGAAGTTCGGTTATGTGTAAAATCTGAATATTCCTCAATTTTGTTGGACCAGTATACAGCTGTTTAAACGCACTATAGCACATTGGACATATGGCGATAATACGTTTAATTCCAAGTTTTTCAATTTTCTCGACATTTGCCTTAGCAATCCCTGTAAATTCGTCCTCAAGCCCCTGTAGGTATAATGGTCCTCCACAGCAAATTTCCTCTGAACCTAGATAGGTAAAGTCATAATTCATTGCCTTAAGGATCATAGCTGTCGATTGGGCGATATTTTTATACATGTAAGCAGCCATGCAGCCCACGAAAAGGAGATTTTCCGATGGTTTCTGAGAAATGTTAGCTTCGTTAAAGATGCTTAGTTGGACTGAAGGGTCTACGCCCAGAACATTTCCTTTCGTCCTCAGGTTTTCTGCCAGTTGTTTGTAGATATCTAAGGGTCCTTTACCCATGCGTACGAAGTCAAATCTAGCCGCTTCAACCATATCCGTCAATTTTACCCCGGGTGGGCAATCTACTTCACATCGTTTGCACAGCGTGCATGAATAAATCGAGTTTAGAACAGTATCAGTTATTCTGATCTGATTCCTTAATAGAGCTAAAATTATCAGGGACCTGCCTCTAGCACAGTTATATTCCCAGCTTAGGTGATCGTATACTGGACAGGAGAGGTGGCATGCAGCGCAAAGGTTGCATCGATTAGCTTCGGTGCGGAACTTTTCGAGCACTGTTAGGTCTCTCCAGTTTCTGGGTAGAGTTCGTGTAGGAGTTGGAGGAATAGATCTTCAGGAACGCCTTCGAGGGCAAGTTTCCCTGGATTCATTATGCCATCGGGATCGATGAGCCTCTTAAGCTGTCTCATCAAATTGAGGGTTGTTGGATGCTCTAAATTCATGTAGGGGGCCCTGATGATTCCGATTCCATGCTCCGCCGAAATTGTTCCGCCTAGGTCCTTTGCTTTTCTAAGGAGGTCTAAACCGATTTCCCAAGCCTTTTTTAGCTCTTCTTTATCCTGGGGGTCAGCCCACCAAGACACATGCACGTTTCCATCCGCAATATGCCCGAAGGGAACTAGAGTAACGCCGTATTTAGCTGAGAGCTCCTTTAAATATCCTATAATCGCTGGAACTTGGGAGAGTGGAACGCCAACGTCTATGAAGTGGGTTCCCCATAACTTGATTTTTTCTGGAGGGGGGAGAACTCGCGAAATTACGAACGCGGCGTAGTGTCTGGCATGCCATATCTGCTTTCTAATCCCTAAATCCCTGACAACTTTTACTTCGACGGCTTTGCACATTTTGCAGATATTTACGATGCGGTCGACTTCTTCGGTTACTGCGGTTTCACTGCCGTCAACATCAATTAATAGGACTACATCAGCAACAGGCAGTTTCTCATCTTCTTTTAAAGTCTGATTCATTGCCTTAATATAGTCTCCACTAATGAGCTCCATTGTAGCTGGAATAATTCCTTGCTTGAAAGTTACTCTCATGGCTTCTGCAGCGTCTTCAACCTTGTTAAAAGATGGCACAATTAGAACGACGCATTCAGGTAACGGGTGAATCTTAATTACAGCTTCAGTTATAACCCCTAAAGTTCCCTCAGAACTTATAAATAATCGGGTCAAGTCGTAGCCTGATGAAGCTTTAAGAGTCCTTCCACCAGTTTTTATAATCTCCCCATTAGGAAGCACTACTTCCAGCCCTAAGATCCAATCTTTAGTTGAACCGTACTTACAAGCACGGATCCCTGCAGCATTGTTGGCGATCATACCGCCGATAGTGCATATCTCAGCGCTTCCGGGCTCCGGTGGGAAAAAGAAGCCAATTTTCTTGAGCTCTTCGTTTAGCTTATAGTACATGACTCCTGCTTCTACCACTGCCAATAGGTCATCAGTTTTAATTTCCTTAATGTGGTTCATCCGGGTCATATCGAGTAGGATTCCGCCCCGGGTTGGCAGGGGATTCCCAGAGACACTGGTTCCAGCCCCCCGCGGTGTCACAGGAATCTTATGCTCAGAAGCATAACGCATTATCTGAGAAATTTCTTGGGTGCTACTTGGTCTAACTACGACTTCAGGTCTGAAGTTGAAGCTCTTTGAAAAAAGTGCAAACCATCCTACGGTTGACGAGTCGCAAGAGTAGCAAAATGCTGTGGCTTCATCCGCTGAAACGTTCTCTTCACCAACTATTCCCCCAAGAACGTTAGCAATTTCTTCTTTCCTAGGAACCGGCACATAACCCACCAACAAAATACCTCATAAACTAAATTTGGTCGCGTTCTCGACTATGAATTAAAAAGAATGAAAAATCTTCATTATATAAACTATTGCATGCGCTAAGACATTCCCATAGGTGGTTAAAGAGCTAACAACTTTAAGGTAAAGCGAATATTTTGATGTTGACAGATCACCGCTTAGAGCTCCAAAAAATTTGACGGTTTAACAGCGGTCCGATTTTTGGAAGATAAGGGTTTCCATTAGAAATTTACTGGTAAGCATGGTAGTTTTTGGGCTACCATGTTTATGGCTTGCGGTTCGAGTATTCCTTCCTCAGTAATTACTCCGGTAACATATTTTGGGGGAGTTATGTCAAAATATGGATTCCGAACCTTCAGATTTTTGAAGCGATTTAAGTCGATTACCTCTGATGGAGATCCCTCTTCTATAACTGGTTGAATGCTAGGTGACGAAGGATTAATCTTGAATGTTTCTGTAGCTACCCAAAAGGAAACAGATTGATCTTTTGCCGCCAGCGCCACAAGGTAGGTACCTACCTTATTGATGATTGAGCCATCTGCTAAGACAGAATCTGCACCTACTATTACCGCGTTAACCCCCTTCAGCATATATCCCGCAGCGGAATCAATAATTAGCGTAACTGGAATGTCAAATTTAGATAATTCGGATGCGGTTATATGACCTTCAAGCCCGGGACGACTTTCAGTAACAATAACACTGAATGCCTTTCCAGCCATTCGAGCTCTCTTAAAAATTTCAAGAGTTGTAGAGCTTAAACTATGAGTTAAAATTAAATCGCCATCGGATAATTTTCGCGAACCAAATTCCCCAATTTTCTCCACAGCCTCTAGAGATTCTTTAATGAACCACTCCGCCCTTTTGATAACCATATTTCTAAGCTCAGCAAGAGCCAAGCCTTCGCCTACCCCTTTTAATAAATCACACAAGATGAAAGCCACTCCATTTTTTACTGAAGCCATTGAAGGCCTGTAATCCACAAACGTCTTAGCCGCAGATTTTATTTCCTCGAGAAATTGCTCCTCACTTTGGAAAGGTGTTTGCTCTGCAATTTCTTTGATGGCTTTCACTGAAGCCCTGGCTACGTTGCTTGCTCCAGTAATTTTGCCAATTTCCATTTCGTGTATAGTTTTCTTGACGATTGCGTGCATAATTTTCACCGCTATTAAAGTTCTAAAGTGAGATAGTCATTGATTAATGCTTAGCATTTGGTGAGAGGTTACAGGTGTGATAATTAATAGAGAACAACTGGCAGGGATGATTGATCATACCCTGCTAAAACCAACTGCAACAAAAGAGGATATTGTAAAACTCTGCCGAGAGGCGAAAAAATATC is from Candidatus Bathyarchaeota archaeon and encodes:
- the cas6 gene encoding CRISPR-associated endoribonuclease Cas6, which gives rise to MPTELNLEMYSEKEVLLPYFTGYISRGLLLHMLQQVDPTVSQRLHEPNVMKPYSVTPLYFRSRGKTGQGYLLDPTNPCRVKIRFLEERYVRNVVEYFSKKNVVMVFDTTLHIASIGIKSKDYAELWEEARPVEAFKLYFNTPTYLASLGAGFYYLFPEPQKIFLNLMRLWNLYTTTQKYTVDEVKEYKAWLIKNMGVTGHELRTMLVYMGKKKAIGFLGWIIYRMKKEDEWNKTTCMLARFAEYSGIGGNRTGGFGVTKFTPKRENSRTNAHATVELSETL
- a CDS encoding RimK family alpha-L-glutamate ligase — its product is MRIMIVYGRELDVNVHQLVVASKKLGNETISTSIMNLSASVGPHGSGFWIKNRELSYVDVCFLRSLGPGKHEQITRRLSLIEHLEQAGTHVINSPRAFRIARDKYATYCALTNVGIKVPKTFVTENATLAYNVSKRFGVIVCKPMIGSMGYGSMKFDNPDLAYNAFRLLERIGQPIYIQEYLPKPGRDIRAFVLGGRVLASIYRTAPPGEWKTNIAQGGCMEAVDLPSEIEALALKVARTLGLEYAGIDIAETAQGPVVLEVNSSPGWQGLQKATNVNVAEHLIRYAMQEAKN
- a CDS encoding glycerol dehydrogenase — its product is MQAHALVLTPMAQRTKSLAAPRRYVQGPGVLKEIGAHIASFGGKKALLIGGKSALASVRDIITKSCQDAGIGTVVELFGNPAKVKYGPECCEEEINRLADLAKANNCDTIISAGGGKAIDTGKNSAANIGALKIVVPTIAATDAPTSALSVLYDPKTHAFKSVSYYPTNPDLVIVDTEIVAKAPARMQCSGIGDGFSKKYEGEANVRSGGKNCLVKALKQEGTTMTALALCRLGNDIYREYGVAAMLSNLKGVPSPAFEWLIEANVLLSGLGFESCGLAAAHAINDGLTVLEPKMDPFPQYHGELVHFGTLTQMVLEDRPAKEILDVMEWSHAVGLPVCFEDIGLREPTDEDLMKAAQACVSTADAVPTYYLNDMYFKVTAKMVVDALKTVDSLGRTVKTPRLKLPAPAPYPWAEEFKRMGH
- a CDS encoding ribbon-helix-helix domain-containing protein gives rise to the protein MKRITVSLPDELARRLRELSKESGLKVSGIVVKALEEHLGIKALNSFVSEAPVQPTVLWKLRGRSFARAPSPTLRRGKIGVWQIIELDKISV
- a CDS encoding cupin domain-containing protein, whose product is MFVINVNEKEAAEVTEPGAEKVRIKWLIHKGLGAQKFHLRHFVVEPGGHTPLHAHPADHEVYILNGKGLVRGGEQEAEVKPGDAIFIPENELHQFKNIGTEPLVFLCVKGEEPLIKKPLREL
- a CDS encoding redox-regulated ATPase YchF — translated: MTVKIGLIGKTNTGKTTLFNSATLLNAEISTYPFTTKQPNVGTAYVQTLCVCRELGVKDSPRNSACIDGWRFIPVELIDLPGLIKDAWMGKGLGNQFLSVAVQSNVLLHVVDASGSVNAEGKLDKPGTGDPVQDVYDVEEEMIKWFSKILEGNRKRIIKRLRASKLSIDLVLYKTLAGLAVKREDITAALKSTQLNTKNFEKWTADDLKAFVWEIRKLSKPTIIVANKMDLPYAEENYQRLVEEFKGILVVPCCAEAELALRRAEQRGFVSYIPGEETFRVVDETKLSPQQLQALKYVDNRVFSKWMRTGVQFAINLAVFKLLGMNTVYPVDNAEKFSDKAGNVLPDVLLVPYNATVYDLAKEIHTELAKTMIYAIDARTGVRLPKDCVVKDRDIIKIVAVKERK
- a CDS encoding (Fe-S)-binding protein — translated: MLEKFRTEANRCNLCAACHLSCPVYDHLSWEYNCARGRSLIILALLRNQIRITDTVLNSIYSCTLCKRCEVDCPPGVKLTDMVEAARFDFVRMGKGPLDIYKQLAENLRTKGNVLGVDPSVQLSIFNEANISQKPSENLLFVGCMAAYMYKNIAQSTAMILKAMNYDFTYLGSEEICCGGPLYLQGLEDEFTGIAKANVEKIEKLGIKRIIAICPMCYSAFKQLYTGPTKLRNIQILHITELLSESIGKEDLVYKKKFPLKVVYQDPCHLGRYSGIYEAPREILRRIPGLNLLELSENRELAKCCGGPIKQAFREVAYEISLDILRDAKNLGAEAIVTACPTCYHALTASSWEYQLKVFGITEVVATAMGL
- a CDS encoding FAD-binding protein; translation: MVGYVPVPRKEEIANVLGGIVGEENVSADEATAFCYSCDSSTVGWFALFSKSFNFRPEVVVRPSSTQEISQIMRYASEHKIPVTPRGAGTSVSGNPLPTRGGILLDMTRMNHIKEIKTDDLLAVVEAGVMYYKLNEELKKIGFFFPPEPGSAEICTIGGMIANNAAGIRACKYGSTKDWILGLEVVLPNGEIIKTGGRTLKASSGYDLTRLFISSEGTLGVITEAVIKIHPLPECVVLIVPSFNKVEDAAEAMRVTFKQGIIPATMELISGDYIKAMNQTLKEDEKLPVADVVLLIDVDGSETAVTEEVDRIVNICKMCKAVEVKVVRDLGIRKQIWHARHYAAFVISRVLPPPEKIKLWGTHFIDVGVPLSQVPAIIGYLKELSAKYGVTLVPFGHIADGNVHVSWWADPQDKEELKKAWEIGLDLLRKAKDLGGTISAEHGIGIIRAPYMNLEHPTTLNLMRQLKRLIDPDGIMNPGKLALEGVPEDLFLQLLHELYPETGET
- a CDS encoding S-methyl-5-thioribose-1-phosphate isomerase, yielding MHAIVKKTIHEMEIGKITGASNVARASVKAIKEIAEQTPFQSEEQFLEEIKSAAKTFVDYRPSMASVKNGVAFILCDLLKGVGEGLALAELRNMVIKRAEWFIKESLEAVEKIGEFGSRKLSDGDLILTHSLSSTTLEIFKRARMAGKAFSVIVTESRPGLEGHITASELSKFDIPVTLIIDSAAGYMLKGVNAVIVGADSVLADGSIINKVGTYLVALAAKDQSVSFWVATETFKINPSSPSIQPVIEEGSPSEVIDLNRFKNLKVRNPYFDITPPKYVTGVITEEGILEPQAINMVAQKLPCLPVNF